The DNA sequence CGTCCTTAAGCAAGGTGATATCGAGGTGGTTAGCCCAACTCTAGGCGATATTCACATTGTTAAAAATGCCTTTGACGATCAAACGTCTATTAGTATCCATGTTTATGGCGCAAATATTGGGGCGGTTACCCGTCACGTGTATGAAGAGGGTAGTAATAAAGTGAAAAAATTCGTTTCGGGCTATTCGTCCACACAAGTGCCGAACTTGTGGGACCGATCAGCATCTGTACGAGCTACCATAACTTAAAATGACTCTGCGATTTTTATACTTATTGATGCTTTCGTTTTTCCACCATATTTAGAAATTTTTCATATTCTTTTTCATCAACCGAATAGCTATGGTCATCATCTGGAAATGCACTACTCTTGACCTCGGAGATATACTTTTTAATACCTTCAACAGCAACCTCAGTTAAGTTAGCATACCGCTTTGTAAATTTTGGCTTGAAATCAGAAAAAATACCAAGTAAATCATGGCATAAAAGAATTTGACCATCAGTACCTACACCAGCGCCAATCCCAATAGTTGGGATCTCAAGCTGCTGCGAAATCACCGTTGCAATTTTCGCCGGCACCGCCTCAAACTCAAGCATGAAACAGCCTGCATCCTGAATTGCAAACGCATCTTCAAGGATTTTCATAGCGGCATCCGCCGTTCTTCCCTGAATTCGAAACCCACCGAATACTGCTACCGTATGTGGAGTCATGCCAATATGAGAAGCTGTAGGTATACCAGCATCTACTAACGCCCTTAATATATGCGCTTGTGATTTTCCACCCTGAGGTTTCACTGCATCAGTACCGGCTTCTTGCATGAATCGAGTTGCGTTTTGTAAAGCACGATCAACTGTGTTGTAGCTTTGATAGGGCATGCAGCCAAGCACGAAGGTATTCGGCGCACCCCTTCTAATGGATGTGGCATGCATTACCATCATATCCATTGTTGCTGGTATGGTATTTGAATGGCCGTGAGCAATCATTGCAAGGCTATCGCCCACAACAGCCACATCAACTCCCGCACTCTCAGCCCACTTCGCTGATGTGTAATCAGGAACCGACATGTACACCATTTTTTCCCCAGTTTTTTTAGAGGCATGAATCTCTTGAATCGTTCTTTTTTTTTGCTCGACTGGCTGCTGATCGATCATATTACTCCCTCTATCAATTTAAACTTTTGCATTACATCGCATACGTAGCTTTAGCAGATTCCCCATTTGTCTCTTTTTGCTGCAATGAGAAAATGGACGTGTAGCCTTCAGACCAGTCGGGCGGAATATGGCAGGGCGTTGCATCATGATGTGCATAAAGCGCCCGTTCACCGCTTAGAATAGCCTGATCATGGATTGGCTTCAATGGATTTATCGTATACGGAAATGCATCAGCAGATGTAAGGGTATAAAGCAGCAAAGGCCTACCTAAATCAGATTGATTTTTGGGTGACCCATGAATTGTTCGGCAATTATGCAAAGTAAGTGATCCAGCTGGGCCGGTTAAGTAGACCGCCTTAGAGGATTCAACTGCTTTTTTTGCGTCCGTCTCCGAAAGACAGCCCACCCAGTTACCGCTCGAATCGTATTGTGAAGGCATAGGCTCTATTAAATGACTTCGTGGTATGACCCCCAAAGGCCCTTGATCCACTCCACAATCGTAAAGATAGGTGCCAATCGTTAACGGCGAATAATTCGTATGTGGCCAAAATGAAATATCGTAATGCCACTTCACCTCTTCACCGCCTTTGGACCACTTGAAGTTTAACTTGGAGTGGTGAAATTTAACGCTTGGGCCTACCAAGTCGGCAACCGCATCTAGCATTGGGGACTTTGATACGTACTCCCAAAAAACAGGGTGATGCTCCGTTGGATTAGATACTCTTCTCAATCTTGGGCTATCCGCATTGTGATCTTTTTCAAGATCAAAGACGGCATCAGACTTACTGACCTTTTTGCTACGCTCAACCAGCTCTGAAGTGGCATCACGTAATTTTTTTAACCATGCATCATCAATAAACTTCTCCAAAAGAATATATCCATCAGCAAAATATGACTCTCGTTGCGCTTGACTTAATACTCTAGGCTTAATAGCAAGAATTTGGTCTGGGGTCATAACACACTCCTTATTTGAAGTTCAACATTATTGATGGAAGCCACGTTACCAAGCTTGGGAACGCAATCACAATAAACAAAGTAATAGTTTGCAAAATAATGAACGGCACAACACCCTTGTACATATGCATGATGTTGATCTCTTCTGGCGCAACGGCACGCAGGTAAAAAATAGCCGGTGCCATTGGGGGCGTCAAATAAGAAGTCTGAATCATGATTAAGAACAAAATACAGAACCAAACTGGATCAAAGCCTGCGCCTACAATTAACGGCGTAAATAGTGGCACGAATATCAACACAATCGATATCCAATCAAGAAAAAATCCAGCGATGAATATGATTAACATCATCAAGCCCAATAAAAACCATGGGCTTAATTGCATTTGGCCGATCAGCTGATTTGCGGTGTTAATTCCGCCTCCACCAATAAACACGCCAGTAAATAATGAACCCGCCAACAGGACGGCCATAATCATTGCGGTGATTAACACGGTCTTTATAAGTGAATCGTACAGCCCCTTCCACGTAAAATTTTTGTATAAGACAGTTAGCAAAACAGAGGCAATTGCTCCGATTGCTGCTGCCTCAGTTGGAGATGCTAAACCAAGCAAAATAGAGCCCAGTACCGCAACAATCATCATCAAGGGTGGTACTAGATTTTTAGTTGAAATCCAAAGCTTTTCTTTGAAAGTAGGGTCTCCTGGCTCTGGAGGAATTCTTGGTCCCTTTTCAGGGTAAATCGTACACAATACGATGATGTATACAAGATACAGACTGGCCATTATTAGTCCAGGGAACAGCATCCCATAGAGCAAATCACCCACTGAAACATTGGCCAAGGGACCCATCACAACAGCGACTACAGATGGCGGGATAATAGTACCCAAAGATCCACCGGCACAAATTGACCCAGAAATCATACTTTTGTCATACTTATAGCGAAGCATGATGGGGATTGTCAAAAGCCCTACCACCGACTCAGTGGCGCCGATAACCCCACTAGATGCTGCAAAAATAATACACATGGTGATGGTTGCAACGGCTAAACCACCAGGTAGCCTTCTAGTCCAAATATGAATTGCCTCAAATAATTTATCGGCAATGCCGGATTTTTCTAATACTGCCCCCATAAAAACAAACAGAGGTATTGCTGCAAAAACAAAGTTCGAAGATATATCCTCAATTTTTTCAATAAACTGAAAAACAACGCGATCACCAAAAATGAATAGGCCAAATAAAACGGCTGTAATCATCATAGAAAATGCAACCTGTATTCCCAAAAACATCAGCACAAATGCTACTGGGAGCATAAAAAAAGGTAGGTAATCGATCATTTTTTTAGTTCTTTATATTGTTTTAATGATTTAATAATTTCAGCCAATACCTGCAGCGCTAGAAGCACAAATGCAACCATAAATACAACCCGAAATGGCCAGACTGGCATATTCAATGCGGATTGGCCGCTGCGCTCCCCCTTCATAAACCCAGCAATTAAGTGACCAAGCAATCCATAGCTGATCCAGATCATTAGCGGAAACACTACGGAGTAGCCAATCAAATCAATTAGCGCTCTCATTTTGGAACTCATCGATTGACTAAAGATATCAATTCGGATGAACTGCCCTTTTTGGAGCGTATAGGCCATACCCAATAAAAAATGAGAGCCCGTTAATACATAACCAACCTCATAAGCCCAGACAGTTGGGGCCTCAAAAGCATATCGCGCAACCACCTCATAGGTTGTAGCAAGAACTAAAGGAACTAGCAAAAAAGATGCCAATATTCCTATGTCGCCAGTAATTCGTTCGATATTTTTTACAAAAGTAGACATCACCGATCCTCAAAAAAGGGCTCTCGAAAAGAGAGCCCTTTACTACAGATTACTTAACGCCTGTTTTAACAGAACGCCAACCCGTTGCACCTGCCCATAGTTTGTTGAGCTCTTGCTGACTGTCAAATACAGAGGCAAAGAATGGATACTTATTCTCTTTAGCAGTTTTAGTGGCCCAGTTAATACCAATTTTGTAAGCAGCTTGCTGCACCTCAGGTGATAACTCAATAACGGTATTGCCGGCTTTTCTATAAAAATCTAAAGCCTTTGCATCTTCCTGACCTACAATCAGCCAGCTTTCAAGGGTGACCAATTTAGCAACTGATTCAACTAATTTTTTATCAGGCTCAGGCAATTTGTTCCAAACATCTTTATTAATAACAAGCTCAAAAGGCGCTGTTGGCTGATGAACTCCTGGATAAATAATGTACTTGGCTACTTTATGGAATCCCATCGGAATGTTTTCATACAAAGTACCCCACTCCGTAGCATCAATGGCGCCGCGCTCCAACATGGGATAAACATCTCCACCCGCAGTAGTTACTGGAGCAGCACCAAGCTCTTTCGACATTTCAAGCCAAGCGCCAGCAGTCCTTAGTTTTAAACCCTTCAGATCAGCCAATGTTTTGACTGGTTTTCTTGAATGGAGAAAAGCCTCAGCAGTCCGAATAAACAGAGGCATAGAGATAACTCCATCGGTTTCATCGCGGAATTTTTTTTGCATCTCTGTGCCGCCAGCTGCATATAGCCAATGCAACATTCGCTCAGAATCAAAAGACCCGGCATAACCACCAAATAAAACGGTGGTAGGATCCTTGCCCCAGTCATAGCCCATCCAGGTATGGCCCAATTCTGCTAGACCATTTTTAACCGTCTCAGGCACCTTTAAGGCATTACCTAAAGCACCACCAGGAAAGGTTTGAATCTTGAATCGCCCGCCACTAAATTGCTCCATTCGGGCTGCAAAAGCCTTTGCACCTAAATCCATTAATGGGCCGCCAGACCATCCCGTTGCCATCTTCCAATTGTAGCTAGCCCCTTGCGCTTGGACGGTCAGTGGAAACGCCATGGCAGCTGCTGCAGTGCCACCTACTTTTAAAAAATCACGCTTTTTCATACCCAGTCTCCTATGTTCAATCAATGAGTCAGTTGCATTAACAGATAAACATCAAAATAAATAAAACAAAAAAGGTGCTGCTTTTACCCGACAACCATTACTCGGAAGAGATTAATGTCTTCTTAGTAAATTCTTCTACGTAATCAACCAGCTTATCCAATGCTTTCCCAGCTTCGAGCTCCTTACCTTTGCTAATGGCCTCGGCAACAGCGGCATGCAAAGTTGCAATATCTGAAATATTTTCAATGTGTTGAAAATTGCCAAACCAGAAACGACGCGACATGCCATGCAAAGAAGCCATTGCAGCGCCTGCGTATTCATTTTTTGCAGCAATAACAGTTAAGTCATTTAATTCTTTATCCACTTTGAGAAAAAGCTTTTCATTCCTCTCCTTCTGGGCCCTTCTAAAATCCTTTGCTATTCGCTCAAACTCTTTCCGCTCGTCTGGAGTGGCGCGTTTTGCTGCTTTTTTACAAATCAGGCGTTCCAATTCCCTTCTTGCCTCAAGGACCCTTAATTGTTTTTGGGGATTCAAATCAGCAATAAAAATTCCTCTTTTTGGCATGATCGAAACCAGATGCTCGCGACTTAAGCGTTGCATAGCCTCACGAATTGGTGTTCTACCAATATTGAGCATCGTCGATAATTTAGCCTCAGAAACTGGCGAGCCTGGCTCCAGTGACATTGTGACAATTAATTCTTCAATTTTTTCGTAAGCCTGATTAGATAAAGACTCATCATCAATTTTCGACGCCAAAGGGGATTTTGAATTTTTTTTGATGGCCATATTTTTAAATAAATTGTTGAGGCGCTTGGGCGCGATTAAACATACCGTAATCCCTCACCACAGCAAAGCAGCGAATGTCAAATAATTCATTACTTGAATGCTTTACTAAATGAAGGGGTTGGTTTTTGCTGAATTCGACCAACGCAATACCACGCATTGGATCGATTACACCCTGAAAAAGCCGAGAAGTAAGTTC is a window from the Polynucleobacter difficilis genome containing:
- a CDS encoding TRAP transporter large permease; the protein is MIDYLPFFMLPVAFVLMFLGIQVAFSMMITAVLFGLFIFGDRVVFQFIEKIEDISSNFVFAAIPLFVFMGAVLEKSGIADKLFEAIHIWTRRLPGGLAVATITMCIIFAASSGVIGATESVVGLLTIPIMLRYKYDKSMISGSICAGGSLGTIIPPSVVAVVMGPLANVSVGDLLYGMLFPGLIMASLYLVYIIVLCTIYPEKGPRIPPEPGDPTFKEKLWISTKNLVPPLMMIVAVLGSILLGLASPTEAAAIGAIASVLLTVLYKNFTWKGLYDSLIKTVLITAMIMAVLLAGSLFTGVFIGGGGINTANQLIGQMQLSPWFLLGLMMLIIFIAGFFLDWISIVLIFVPLFTPLIVGAGFDPVWFCILFLIMIQTSYLTPPMAPAIFYLRAVAPEEINIMHMYKGVVPFIILQTITLFIVIAFPSLVTWLPSIMLNFK
- the dctP gene encoding TRAP transporter substrate-binding protein DctP; amino-acid sequence: MKKRDFLKVGGTAAAAMAFPLTVQAQGASYNWKMATGWSGGPLMDLGAKAFAARMEQFSGGRFKIQTFPGGALGNALKVPETVKNGLAELGHTWMGYDWGKDPTTVLFGGYAGSFDSERMLHWLYAAGGTEMQKKFRDETDGVISMPLFIRTAEAFLHSRKPVKTLADLKGLKLRTAGAWLEMSKELGAAPVTTAGGDVYPMLERGAIDATEWGTLYENIPMGFHKVAKYIIYPGVHQPTAPFELVINKDVWNKLPEPDKKLVESVAKLVTLESWLIVGQEDAKALDFYRKAGNTVIELSPEVQQAAYKIGINWATKTAKENKYPFFASVFDSQQELNKLWAGATGWRSVKTGVK
- a CDS encoding TRAP transporter small permease subunit — encoded protein: MSTFVKNIERITGDIGILASFLLVPLVLATTYEVVARYAFEAPTVWAYEVGYVLTGSHFLLGMAYTLQKGQFIRIDIFSQSMSSKMRALIDLIGYSVVFPLMIWISYGLLGHLIAGFMKGERSGQSALNMPVWPFRVVFMVAFVLLALQVLAEIIKSLKQYKELKK
- the panB gene encoding 3-methyl-2-oxobutanoate hydroxymethyltransferase; amino-acid sequence: MIDQQPVEQKKRTIQEIHASKKTGEKMVYMSVPDYTSAKWAESAGVDVAVVGDSLAMIAHGHSNTIPATMDMMVMHATSIRRGAPNTFVLGCMPYQSYNTVDRALQNATRFMQEAGTDAVKPQGGKSQAHILRALVDAGIPTASHIGMTPHTVAVFGGFRIQGRTADAAMKILEDAFAIQDAGCFMLEFEAVPAKIATVISQQLEIPTIGIGAGVGTDGQILLCHDLLGIFSDFKPKFTKRYANLTEVAVEGIKKYISEVKSSAFPDDDHSYSVDEKEYEKFLNMVEKRKHQ
- a CDS encoding phytanoyl-CoA dioxygenase family protein; amino-acid sequence: MTPDQILAIKPRVLSQAQRESYFADGYILLEKFIDDAWLKKLRDATSELVERSKKVSKSDAVFDLEKDHNADSPRLRRVSNPTEHHPVFWEYVSKSPMLDAVADLVGPSVKFHHSKLNFKWSKGGEEVKWHYDISFWPHTNYSPLTIGTYLYDCGVDQGPLGVIPRSHLIEPMPSQYDSSGNWVGCLSETDAKKAVESSKAVYLTGPAGSLTLHNCRTIHGSPKNQSDLGRPLLLYTLTSADAFPYTINPLKPIHDQAILSGERALYAHHDATPCHIPPDWSEGYTSIFSLQQKETNGESAKATYAM
- a CDS encoding GntR family transcriptional regulator gives rise to the protein MAIKKNSKSPLASKIDDESLSNQAYEKIEELIVTMSLEPGSPVSEAKLSTMLNIGRTPIREAMQRLSREHLVSIMPKRGIFIADLNPQKQLRVLEARRELERLICKKAAKRATPDERKEFERIAKDFRRAQKERNEKLFLKVDKELNDLTVIAAKNEYAGAAMASLHGMSRRFWFGNFQHIENISDIATLHAAVAEAISKGKELEAGKALDKLVDYVEEFTKKTLISSE